Below is a genomic region from Rhizobium sp. 007.
AAAGGTGGCGATATGGCCTCGTTCGACGATCGTCGCAGATTTTGAGCCTGCCGACGCGATGGGCCTGGGCATGCCTGAAGACGAATGAGGTATGGGAGGCATGGCCTCGGGTTTTTAATCGTCCGCGGCAGCCGTACTGGCGGTCTTGAACGCGTCAAAATCACCTCCTAAATTTTGGAACGTCAACACGCCAAAGACAAGGAGGTAAAAATGGCAAGTTTTCAGTTTGACCTTCCTGTTTACGTTCAGCGCAAGCACTTCATCGAAGAGATTACGAACCTCCATGAAGCTTTTGATTTTCTTGACGAATGGCCGGAATACAAGCGCGATATTCCCTATGAAACATTGCAGAGGGCGTGCCGGGAGGCTGCTTGCGGAAGATTTCCTTTGAGTGCAGCGCGTCAGAATTTCCAACGCTTCGTCAAGAGGGCATGGATGCTGATCGAAAATGAGGATATGCCCAGTTTCGTCGGATCGAGCAACGACCGCAATATTGGGAACGCCTAGGCGGCTCAACCATGCTTCAAAGCTCGCGGGTCACTCTCGGCCGTTGCCGGCACCCTCGAAGGATATTCGCGGCTTGCTGCAAAAGTCCTCGCGCTGCCGTACCAATCCATGGATGGCGCGCAGGCCTCCATCGGCAAACCCCATCCTGACGCTCGCTTAAGGTTGTCGTCTTGGAATGCCTGCTAGTCGCAAAATGATGGACGACAGTTCGCGCTCGGCCGGGAATGCGCTTGGAGCGTTTGGACGATTGTTGCCGAAGAGCCTATTGATCGTGCCATGAGGCCAAGGAACCTATGTTGCTCTCTGCCGGATCGCCTTGGAGTCGGACCGTTGCTGCGGCCTGACGCAATGAGATCGCGCACCGCGCGCGGGGAATGAGCCCGGCGCCGGCCGTCATCCTGTTTGATCAAGCAATCTGATTTTCGCCTTCGATGTGAAGCGGTGCAGTCTGCTGTTCTGCCTCCAAGCCGCGCCCGCGGACGCGATTCGAGGCGGCTTACTCCGGCACCTTGGTCGTAATCTGTGTTCCCGAATCCAGCACTATATGCAGCGTCCGGATCATGTCGGCGGCCATAAGAAGTGCTTTCTTGATTTCACCGGGCTTCCGTCGCTCGACGGACACTTCGATCGCTTGCAAGTCGAAAACCGCATCGTGGTTCGTATTGCTGCTCGGTATCCCGGTACGCTCGCGTAGGTTGCTGATCGTCACGACCGCGCGACGCAGCAGTCGGCGCTTTTCGGGATTGCCCAGCCTTTCGACCCTGTTGGCGGCGCGGATGATTTCGGCGATAAAGTCGTTGGTAGAGGTCATGCAGGTCTGCCAGTGACGGAACGTTCGTCAATCCGCGTTGAAAGATCCCTAAGGGGCATGAATGGGCTAAACACGACCGGCTTGTCGAGGTTGGCCATGACAAAGCCGACGTGATAAGAGATAAACCAGCCCATCAATCGACGGTCGTCCAAAAGATCTGATGTTTTAACGGGTTGTGAACTACAATTGATATTCTTCCTTAACTTCCGATATCCAGACTAGGTTCGCTATCCGCCGGTTTTGACCATGCGCTGCGCCTGCCGCATCGGATTGCCAATCGTGCCGGTCATTCCCAGATAGGCCGGATATGCTCCCAATTCTTCGATGGCGATACTGCCGAAGGACGTCTTTTCGAAAGGTACGCAACGATGTTGCATCAAGCCGCACAATGGCGATGGCTAAGAAAAGATACGCACTGCTGCATCCATTTCGATACGGCCGCGTTGATCTCCGAGATCCATGATCGATTGAAGGATGTATCAAATGACCTTCCCATCGCCGATGACCGAAGTCCCTTCTCAACGCTTCAAAGAAGCAAGTGATGCCGCGCGCCAGGCCCTGGAACAGCTGATTGCAAGCGCCAATGAAGCAGGATGGGGCACTGAAGAAATCACCGTCGCATTTGCGGAGGCGGCAAATTTCCTCAAGGATGCCCATCGCAGGGACCCTGACCCGGCTGGCAACTCCTCGATAAGTGGCGCTGCAAAAGAGCAGATTGGCCATGGCGAGCTCTACGATTGATTGTCGTGACGGTCGACATTTCAATAACGTCGCATCACGGGTGATGCAGATGTCACAAAACGGGCAGAACAACTGCTGGGAACACCGAGGTGCCATGGTGTTGGGGCAGGGCTTGCGGCTCGGCGCCTTTCGCGAGGCGCTGCTCTCCATCGTAAACCTGTGCTCACGCAGCAGTTTCCAGCCGGACGAGATGGCCAGCGCCGATCTCGCGGTAACTGGGCGTTGGTCCAACATAATCTAGCGGTCGGACCGGACTTTTCAGCTCCTCTGTCGATAGTCCGCGTCTCACGCGCCGGCGATCCGGATCGGGCACGGGAACGGCCGCCATCAGCATCTTCGTATAAGGGTGCTGTGGGTTGCCGAAGATGGCAGCGCGCGGGCCGATCTCGACGATCTCACCGAGATACATGACCGCAACACGATGGCTGACGCGTTCGACGACGGCCATGTCATGCGAGATGAACAGGAAGGCGAGGTTGAGGCTCTGCTGCAGGTCCAGCATCAGATTGATGACCTGCGCCTTGATCGAGACGTCGAGGGCCGAGACGCTTTCATCGGCGACGATCACCTTCGGATCGAGCGCCAGCGCCCGGGCAATGCAGATGCGCTGACGC
It encodes:
- a CDS encoding DUF982 domain-containing protein, translating into MASFQFDLPVYVQRKHFIEEITNLHEAFDFLDEWPEYKRDIPYETLQRACREAACGRFPLSAARQNFQRFVKRAWMLIENEDMPSFVGSSNDRNIGNA